Proteins co-encoded in one Pseudophryne corroboree isolate aPseCor3 chromosome 1, aPseCor3.hap2, whole genome shotgun sequence genomic window:
- the LOC135056414 gene encoding ERV-BabFcenv provirus ancestral Env polyprotein-like: protein MRNLSPTSILGTMLIILMVLTCQATAEVDITQKSGTYTFWYNSSNTEVAAYKIDFCTIAPCLNKHYAWQCDQYGTRNTPTEAYICVTSKYWGNKCAYWGSVGWNSGHSYGYQPKEALSRKDKYGESLLTRLTLHRQNRCDSKFILSIKHPQSTDAGTYVLGESFFLNPSLTPFLLQDMFNNEKYAQLKPPKPRPNLLKPHITTFKDMMAVNNPTFKDTLAIETGFSDINFWLEWMKYSASKHNKSNCYVCGKSRPHLGTVPLNIPLEQENCFFSLFNDTKTNDSQCEMWKREYPILSKNPNPGSTITIYPGNYTCYTSNTTTGRNLKTFPPGYCANKRTTVLVNQTRSLGDIYYICGDMKLRTKLDTPWYGECALAKVIMPLLMITDDPTPPSNTPANRKKRALPGGSFDPHVYIDAIGVPRGVPNEFKARDEVAAGFESLFPIVTVNKNVAWINYIYYNQQRFVNDTKDALKGIAEQLEATSQMTFQNRMALDMILAEKGGTCVYISKVEGCCTYIPDNTGPNGKVTLAINKLETLSIELKKNSGIDNPWSQYFGWFENWKQALVQISIFILVTLILLGIIVYCVIPCGKKLTSKGIDKALMYYDITPSPVTSSDSKGPDDYVQYLKNWRNKKGALQKNHVV from the coding sequence atgaggaacctgtcccctacctctatcctggggactatgttgataatcctaatggtcctcacttgccaagctacagctgaagtagacattacacaaaaatccggcacctacacattttggtataactcctccaatactgaggttgccgcctataaaatagatttctgtaccattgctccctgtcttaacaaacattatgcctggcagtgtgatcagtatggtacacgtaatacccccactgaagcctatatttgtgttactagtaaatattggggaaataaatgtgcgtattggggatcagtgggatggaattctggccatagttatggataccagcccaaagaggctctctcaagaaaagacaaatatggtgagtccctgcttacccgtcttacccttcatagacaaaacagatgtgatagtaaattcatattaagcataaaacatccccagtctactgatgcaggcacctatgtcctaggtgaatccttttttttaaacccatcccttacaccattcttgttacaggatatgtttaacaatgaaaagtatgcccagctcaagccccctaaaccacgccccaacctcttgaaacctcatataaccaccttcaaggatatgatggccgttaacaatcctacctttaaagacaccctagctattgaaactggtttctctgacatcaatttctggttagaatggatgaagtatagtgctagcaaacataataaaagtaactgttatgtctgtggcaaatctaggccccacctaggtacagtgccccttaatatacccctagaacaggaaaattgttttttcagcctttttaatgacaccaaaacaaatgacagtcagtgcgaaatgtggaaaagggaatatcccatattgtcaaaaaatcccaacccaggaagcaccataaccatatatcctggaaactatacctgttatacatctaacactaccacaggtagaaatttaaaaaccttcccaccagggtattgtgcaaataaaagaacaactgttttagttaaccaaactagatcactaggtgacatttattatatatgtggggatatgaagcttagaactaaattagacacaccatggtatggtgagtgtgccctggccaaagtcataatgccactcctaatgatcaccgatgaccccactcctccctctaatactcctgctaatcgaaagaaaagagcactcccaggaggtagctttgacccccacgtatacattgatgctataggggtcccaagaggtgttccaaatgagttcaaagctagagatgaggtggctgcgggttttgaatcattgttccctatagtaactgtaaataaaaacgtagcctggattaattatatatattataatcaacaaagatttgttaatgataccaaagatgctcttaaaggtatagctgaacagctagaagccacttcccaaatgacatttcaaaatagaatggcccttgacatgattctagcagaaaaaggcggtacatgtgtttacattagtaaggtggaaggctgttgtacatatattcctgacaacactggtcccaatggtaaggttactttagccataaacaagttagaaaccttatccatagaactcaagaaaaattcaggtattgataacccatggagccaatattttgggtggtttgaaaattggaaacaggctctggtgcaaataagcatattcatacttgtaactttaattcttttaggcattatagtttattgtgtaattccctgtggaaagaaacttacctccaaaggcattgataaggccctgatgtactatgatataacccccagtcctgtcacctcctctgatagtaagggacccgatgattatgttcaatatctaaaaaattggagaaacaaaaagggggctctacagaagaatcatgtcgtataa